From the Streptomyces pluripotens genome, one window contains:
- a CDS encoding glyceraldehyde-3-phosphate dehydrogenase, which yields MTVNDDSFTNWMIREEIAESMIPLIGKLHRERDVTVLLHSRSLVNKSVVSILKTHRFARQIAGAELSVTETMPFLQALTTLDLGPSQIDLGMLVNRYQADERGLSVEEFTAEAVAGATGANKIERREARDVVLYGFGRIGRLVARLLIEKAGSGNGLRLRAIVVRGGGRAAEDLVKRASLLRRDSIHGQFQGTITVDEASSTIVANGNAIKVIYADDPAAVDYTEYGIRDAILIDNTGKWRDREGLSKHLRPGIEKVVLTAPGKGDVPNIVHGVNHDTVKPDEQILSCASCTTNAIVPPLKAMEDEYGVLRGHVETVHSFTNDQNLLDNYHKSERRGRSAPLNMVITETGAASAVAKALPDLKAKISGSSIRVPVPDVSIAILNLQLARETTREEVHDYLREVSLTSPLKRQIDFITAPDAVSSDFIGSRHASIVDAGALKVDGDNAILYLWYDNEFGYSCQVVRVVQHVSGVEYPTFPATAV from the coding sequence GTGACTGTCAACGACGACTCGTTCACCAACTGGATGATCCGCGAAGAAATCGCGGAGTCGATGATCCCGCTCATCGGGAAGCTGCACCGCGAACGGGACGTGACCGTCCTGCTGCACAGCCGCTCCCTGGTGAACAAGTCGGTGGTCAGCATCCTGAAGACGCACCGCTTCGCCCGGCAGATCGCCGGTGCCGAGCTGTCGGTCACCGAGACCATGCCGTTCCTCCAGGCTCTGACCACCCTCGATCTCGGCCCCTCCCAGATCGATCTCGGCATGCTGGTCAACCGGTACCAGGCCGACGAACGCGGGCTGAGCGTCGAGGAGTTCACCGCGGAGGCCGTCGCCGGCGCCACGGGCGCCAACAAGATCGAGCGTCGTGAAGCGCGTGACGTCGTCCTGTACGGCTTCGGCCGCATCGGCCGGCTCGTCGCCCGGCTACTGATCGAGAAGGCCGGCTCCGGCAACGGCCTGCGTCTGCGCGCCATCGTCGTCCGCGGCGGCGGGCGGGCTGCCGAGGATCTCGTCAAGCGCGCTTCGCTGCTGCGCCGCGACTCCATCCACGGCCAGTTCCAGGGCACGATCACCGTCGACGAGGCCAGCAGCACCATCGTGGCCAACGGCAACGCGATCAAGGTGATCTACGCCGACGATCCGGCCGCGGTGGACTACACCGAGTACGGCATCCGGGACGCCATCCTCATCGACAACACCGGCAAGTGGCGCGACCGCGAGGGCCTGTCCAAGCACCTGCGTCCCGGCATCGAGAAGGTCGTTCTGACCGCTCCGGGCAAGGGCGACGTCCCGAACATCGTGCACGGCGTGAACCACGACACCGTCAAGCCGGACGAACAGATCCTGTCCTGTGCCTCGTGCACCACCAATGCGATCGTCCCGCCGCTGAAGGCGATGGAGGACGAGTACGGGGTGCTGCGCGGCCACGTGGAGACCGTCCACTCCTTCACCAACGACCAGAACCTGCTGGACAACTACCACAAGTCAGAGCGGCGTGGCCGGTCCGCACCGCTCAACATGGTGATCACGGAGACGGGTGCCGCCTCCGCCGTCGCCAAGGCGCTGCCCGACCTCAAGGCGAAGATCAGCGGCAGCTCGATCCGCGTTCCCGTGCCGGACGTGTCGATCGCGATCCTCAACCTGCAGCTGGCCCGCGAGACCACTCGCGAGGAGGTGCACGACTACCTGCGCGAGGTCTCGCTGACTTCGCCGCTCAAGCGTCAGATCGACTTCATCACGGCTCCCGACGCGGTCTCCAGCGACTTTATCGGCTCACGCCACGCCTCGATCGTGGACGCCGGCGCCCTCAAGGTGGACGGCGACAACGCCATCCTCTACCTCTGGTACGACAACGAGTTCGGCTACTCCTGCCAGGTCGTCCGGGTCGTTCAGCACGTGTCGGGCGTGGAGTACCCGACGTTCCCGGCGACGGCGGTCTGA
- a CDS encoding PP2C family protein-serine/threonine phosphatase yields the protein MSRKRTTDEGDELLARLGSLTAQARRRAELQRSQVELAIALQRGMLPRDLPVAPGLHLAVRYAPANFGLNVGGDWYDAFTMPDGRIGLSIGDVQGHNIEAAAFMGQVRAGLRALASVTGEPGELLSRTNDLLFSLGSDLFATCTFMRLDPATGLLESARAGHIPFVWATADGKSGVVDDEGGPPLGIDHGMEYPVTRHRLTTGGVFVLLTDGVVEGPSLNIEDGLDQVVRLAGIAAVAGLEAHALASAVIKGAESVGHEDDAAVLVVGLDGPSARS from the coding sequence ATGTCCCGCAAGCGCACCACGGACGAAGGCGACGAGCTGCTGGCCAGGCTCGGCTCGCTCACCGCCCAGGCGCGCCGGCGCGCGGAGCTGCAACGCAGCCAGGTCGAGCTGGCCATCGCCCTGCAGCGCGGCATGCTGCCCCGGGACCTGCCCGTCGCTCCCGGGCTACACCTGGCCGTGCGCTACGCCCCCGCCAACTTCGGTCTCAACGTCGGCGGCGACTGGTACGACGCCTTCACCATGCCCGACGGCAGAATCGGGTTGTCCATCGGTGACGTGCAGGGACACAACATCGAGGCGGCCGCCTTCATGGGCCAGGTCCGGGCCGGACTGCGGGCTCTCGCCTCTGTCACGGGCGAGCCCGGCGAACTCCTCTCCCGCACCAATGACCTGCTGTTCTCCCTGGGCAGTGACCTCTTCGCCACCTGCACGTTCATGCGGCTCGACCCGGCCACCGGTCTGCTGGAGAGTGCGCGAGCCGGCCACATCCCTTTCGTGTGGGCCACGGCGGACGGCAAGTCCGGGGTCGTCGACGACGAGGGCGGACCGCCGCTCGGCATCGATCACGGCATGGAGTACCCGGTGACCCGGCACCGGCTGACCACAGGAGGAGTGTTCGTCCTGCTCACCGACGGCGTGGTTGAGGGGCCGTCGCTGAACATCGAGGACGGGCTGGACCAAGTGGTGCGTCTCGCCGGCATCGCCGCCGTAGCCGGTCTTGAGGCTCATGCACTGGCTTCCGCCGTGATCAAGGGCGCTGAGAGCGTGGGACACGAGGACGATGCCGCGGTCCTCGTGGTCGGCCTCGACGGGCCTAGTGCGCGGTCATAG
- a CDS encoding MASE1 domain-containing protein — MAAVVGKENLRRTGGYLVQVLAVAACYYAAGRLGLLRELTVEGTVVTPIWPPTGVAVAALLIFGLGCWPGITLGAFFVILSLTTPDIYVLGVLAGNTLAPVCAALLLRRARFHMDLGRLRDGVSLVFLGALTAMLISSTIGVGLQVVTGDLAAQSFWPVWLAWWVGDAMGVLIVTPLLLLLHRARWPPPLARWKEATALAVVACCTVPLAVYSSISLLFPVYPLIVWAALRFQLVGSALCALLTSVVATVAATDGAGAFAGLSRIEVMVKLQAFNGTMALTALLLSALITEQRNTRNSVEKACQELAEVLEYLTEGDAPSPRSYLGTDNTDENSWPTGTQ; from the coding sequence ATGGCTGCTGTGGTGGGTAAAGAGAATCTGCGCCGGACGGGTGGCTACCTCGTCCAGGTGCTGGCCGTCGCCGCCTGCTATTACGCGGCGGGTCGGCTGGGTCTGCTGCGCGAGCTGACCGTGGAGGGTACCGTCGTCACCCCCATCTGGCCGCCGACCGGTGTGGCCGTCGCCGCACTGCTGATCTTCGGTCTCGGCTGCTGGCCCGGCATCACACTGGGCGCCTTCTTCGTCATCCTGTCCCTCACCACCCCTGACATCTACGTACTCGGCGTCCTCGCCGGAAACACCCTCGCACCGGTGTGCGCGGCTCTTCTGCTGCGCCGGGCCCGCTTCCACATGGACCTCGGTCGGTTGCGGGACGGCGTTTCCCTGGTGTTCCTGGGCGCGCTCACCGCCATGCTGATCAGCTCCACCATCGGTGTCGGCCTCCAGGTCGTCACGGGTGATCTGGCCGCACAGAGTTTCTGGCCCGTCTGGCTGGCCTGGTGGGTGGGGGACGCGATGGGTGTACTGATCGTCACCCCACTGCTGCTGTTGCTTCACAGGGCACGCTGGCCTCCGCCGCTGGCCCGCTGGAAGGAGGCGACCGCGCTGGCCGTGGTGGCCTGCTGCACCGTTCCGTTGGCCGTCTACAGCTCGATCAGCCTGCTCTTCCCCGTCTACCCGCTCATCGTCTGGGCCGCGCTGCGCTTCCAGCTTGTGGGCAGTGCGCTCTGTGCGCTGTTGACCTCGGTGGTGGCGACCGTGGCCGCGACTGACGGTGCCGGGGCGTTCGCAGGCCTGAGCCGGATCGAGGTCATGGTGAAGCTCCAGGCGTTCAACGGCACGATGGCCCTGACCGCGCTGTTGTTGTCCGCCCTGATCACCGAGCAGCGCAACACCCGGAACTCGGTGGAGAAGGCGTGCCAGGAACTGGCCGAGGTCCTGGAGTACCTCACCGAGGGGGACGCCCCTTCGCCCAGGTCGTACCTGGGCACCGACAACACCGACGAGAATTCCTGGCCGACCGGAACCCAGTGA
- the mgrA gene encoding L-glyceraldehyde 3-phosphate reductase — translation MTYAADPARYAGTMRYRRTGRSGLDLPVLSLGYWHNFGDDRPFETQREIALRAFDLGITHHDLANNYGPPYGAAELNFGRLLKQDLAPYRDELVVSTKAGWDMWPGPYGQGGGSRKYVLASLDQSLRRTGLDYVDIFYSHRLDASTPLEETMGALDTAVRQGKALYVGISSYDTERTRQAAAILRELGTPLLIHQPSYSMLNRWIETDGLLDAAQHEGFGVIGFTALAQGLLTGRYLDGVPQDSRAAQGKSFDPSWLTDDMRHRLRALNDIAARRGQSLAQLALAWALRDERVTSLVIGASRVEQLEQNVAALANPDFSGEELAEIDKYATEGGVDLWRQARLGTLG, via the coding sequence ATGACGTACGCCGCGGACCCCGCTCGCTACGCCGGCACCATGCGCTACCGGCGCACCGGCCGCTCGGGACTGGACCTGCCGGTCCTGTCCCTGGGCTACTGGCACAACTTCGGCGACGACCGCCCCTTCGAGACCCAGCGCGAGATCGCCCTGCGCGCCTTCGACCTCGGGATCACCCACCACGACCTGGCCAACAACTACGGCCCGCCCTACGGCGCGGCCGAGCTCAACTTCGGCCGGCTCCTCAAGCAGGACCTGGCTCCCTACCGGGATGAGCTGGTCGTCTCGACCAAGGCTGGCTGGGACATGTGGCCCGGGCCCTACGGGCAGGGCGGCGGCTCCCGCAAGTACGTACTGGCCTCGCTCGACCAGTCGCTCCGCCGCACGGGCCTGGACTACGTGGACATCTTCTACTCCCACCGGCTGGACGCGAGCACACCGCTGGAGGAGACGATGGGCGCGCTCGACACGGCCGTCCGCCAGGGGAAGGCCCTGTACGTCGGCATCTCCTCGTACGACACCGAGCGCACCCGGCAAGCGGCGGCGATCCTGCGGGAGCTGGGCACTCCCCTGCTGATCCACCAGCCGTCGTACAGCATGCTCAACCGCTGGATCGAGACCGACGGCCTACTGGACGCGGCCCAGCACGAGGGCTTCGGGGTGATCGGTTTCACGGCGCTCGCCCAGGGACTGCTGACCGGCCGCTACCTGGACGGCGTACCGCAGGACTCACGGGCCGCACAGGGGAAGTCCTTCGATCCGTCCTGGCTCACCGACGACATGCGGCACCGGCTGCGCGCCCTGAACGACATCGCAGCCCGGCGCGGACAGTCCCTCGCCCAGCTGGCGCTGGCCTGGGCACTGCGCGACGAGCGGGTGACCTCGCTCGTCATCGGCGCCTCGCGCGTCGAGCAGCTGGAGCAGAACGTAGCGGCACTGGCGAACCCGGACTTCAGCGGCGAGGAACTGGCCGAGATCGACAAGTACGCCACCGAGGGCGGCGTAGACCTGTGGCGCCAGGCCCGGCTCGGCACGCTGGGATAG